A stretch of Imperialibacter roseus DNA encodes these proteins:
- a CDS encoding aminotransferase class I/II-fold pyridoxal phosphate-dependent enzyme, whose product MNDKLRKRTSTYQEPQKVKRLGQYPFFRPIESEQGTEVTIDGHQVLMFGSNSYLGLTNHPKVMEASAAAIKKYGTGCAGSRFLNGTLDLHVELENRLAKFLNKEAVLVYTTGFQVNLGVIPCLTTKEDTIILDEFDHASIIEGSRLSFARKLKFRHNDMDALEKKLQMCDDSQLKLIVVDGVFSMEGDIANLPEIVRLANKYGATIMTDCAHAIGVLGKNGAGTSSHFGLDNEVDLIGGTFSKSLASIGGFVASDADTINYLKHHSRALIFSASMPASTVASVLAVLDLLESDDSLIAKLWENTHHAHRLFRDYGIDIGKTETPIIPIYVRNFMKTFELTTELFKAGLFVNPVIPPAVGPEDTMIRFSLMASHSKEQIDIAVEKIYNTMKKLGIETLQDKNMAAH is encoded by the coding sequence ATGAATGACAAATTGAGAAAACGTACGAGTACTTACCAGGAGCCTCAAAAGGTAAAAAGACTTGGTCAGTATCCTTTCTTCCGCCCTATTGAGTCAGAGCAGGGCACAGAAGTAACCATCGACGGTCATCAGGTGCTTATGTTCGGATCGAACAGCTACCTGGGCCTGACTAACCACCCCAAAGTAATGGAAGCCTCGGCGGCGGCCATAAAAAAGTATGGTACCGGCTGTGCGGGTTCAAGGTTTTTGAACGGCACACTCGATCTCCATGTGGAGCTTGAGAACAGGCTGGCGAAGTTCCTGAATAAAGAAGCGGTATTGGTTTACACCACGGGCTTTCAGGTAAATCTGGGGGTTATCCCCTGCCTCACCACCAAAGAAGACACCATCATTCTCGATGAGTTTGACCATGCCTCCATCATAGAGGGCAGCAGATTGTCGTTTGCCAGAAAGCTGAAATTCAGGCACAACGACATGGACGCACTGGAGAAAAAACTCCAGATGTGCGATGATTCGCAACTGAAACTCATCGTTGTCGACGGTGTGTTCAGCATGGAAGGTGACATTGCCAACCTGCCTGAAATTGTGCGGCTGGCCAACAAATACGGAGCCACCATTATGACCGATTGCGCCCACGCCATTGGTGTGCTGGGGAAAAACGGTGCCGGCACCTCCAGCCATTTCGGTCTCGACAATGAAGTCGATCTCATTGGCGGTACTTTCAGCAAGTCGCTGGCATCTATTGGCGGTTTTGTGGCCTCAGACGCCGACACCATCAACTACCTGAAGCACCACTCCAGGGCCCTCATCTTCAGTGCCAGCATGCCAGCTTCTACAGTGGCATCGGTGCTTGCCGTGCTGGACTTGCTCGAAAGCGACGATTCCCTGATAGCCAAGCTGTGGGAAAACACACACCATGCTCACAGACTTTTCAGAGATTACGGTATAGATATTGGCAAGACAGAAACGCCCATCATACCTATCTACGTCCGAAATTTCATGAAGACGTTTGAGCTCACTACCGAACTCTTCAAAGCTGGGCTTTTCGTCAATCCTGTTATTCCACCAGCTGTAGGCCCCGAAGACACCATGATACGCTTTAGCCTGATGGCGTCTCACTCCAAAGAACAAATTGATATTGCAGTCGAAAAAATCTACAACACCATGAAAAAGCTTGGCATCGAAACGTTGCAGGACAAGAACATGGCTGCCCATTGA
- a CDS encoding capsule assembly Wzi family protein, protein MNKGKTCLFSLFILFSSSLFGQVLQPGTLDFEYHRLLLLKNDFDKEAIGTFPSIITDFAPDSSLTWNPWNNYLVPSTSSDKFSVVDPSFGTLFNSTAPRSYNDGVVWNGKGLNSWFTTGVMGKLPTGENGYFSYTLSPIVHYSQNAAIDIPQPIYNKSQYSYPFYERLDQVERYGDESLFKIDPGQSEVKYVYRGIAAGFTTQNEVWGPATFNPILMSQQAAGIPRFNLGFNRPVDTKIGRLEGKAFWGMLKESDYYDSNPNNNHRYITGFTGGYAPSFVKGLNLGLHRVMYRLWERSSMGAKDVFAAFAHTSRQYDTPLNGIITNDEYDQMASATIRWNRPELGLEIYTEYARNDFPGNFKEFGRNPDRSSAFVLGITEAFELSNGNTVKLHYENTKLSANQLQIVSIFSSPTYYVHYSIAHGYTQNGQIIGAGIGPGSNTNVLQAQYFTPKSMFGLTAQAIRFNDDYILREYAGALKYPSEFEFAYSAKYYRLFDQFTVEAQLQYAKHYHRYFVDGISDRNFQALINLRYRINN, encoded by the coding sequence ATGAATAAAGGAAAAACCTGCCTCTTTTCACTTTTCATTCTATTTTCCTCCAGCCTTTTTGGTCAGGTACTCCAGCCAGGCACGCTGGATTTTGAGTACCATAGGCTACTCCTCTTAAAAAATGATTTCGACAAGGAGGCCATCGGTACCTTTCCTTCCATTATTACAGACTTCGCTCCTGACAGCTCCCTTACCTGGAACCCATGGAATAACTACCTGGTACCTTCAACCAGTTCGGACAAATTTTCTGTGGTCGATCCCTCTTTCGGCACTTTATTCAATTCTACCGCACCCCGAAGCTACAACGACGGCGTTGTTTGGAATGGAAAAGGGCTTAATTCATGGTTTACTACCGGTGTGATGGGCAAACTTCCTACCGGCGAAAATGGGTACTTTAGCTACACCTTGTCGCCCATTGTGCATTATAGTCAGAACGCTGCCATCGATATCCCGCAACCTATTTACAACAAAAGTCAATATTCGTACCCTTTCTACGAAAGGCTGGACCAGGTGGAACGGTATGGAGACGAAAGCCTTTTCAAGATTGATCCGGGGCAGTCTGAGGTCAAATACGTTTACCGGGGCATTGCAGCGGGTTTCACTACCCAAAATGAAGTTTGGGGGCCAGCCACCTTCAACCCCATTCTAATGAGTCAGCAGGCGGCGGGCATACCACGATTCAACCTTGGTTTCAACAGGCCTGTAGATACAAAAATCGGACGACTGGAGGGCAAAGCTTTCTGGGGCATGCTGAAGGAATCCGATTATTATGACAGCAATCCCAACAATAACCACCGTTACATCACCGGCTTCACCGGCGGCTATGCGCCAAGCTTCGTTAAGGGATTGAACCTGGGGCTCCATCGGGTCATGTACCGGCTTTGGGAAAGAAGCAGCATGGGAGCGAAAGATGTTTTTGCAGCTTTTGCGCATACTTCAAGGCAATACGACACCCCGTTAAACGGCATCATCACCAACGATGAATACGACCAAATGGCATCTGCGACCATCCGCTGGAATCGTCCGGAACTGGGGCTGGAGATCTACACCGAGTATGCGAGAAATGACTTTCCGGGAAACTTTAAGGAATTTGGCCGCAACCCTGATCGCTCATCCGCCTTTGTGCTTGGTATCACCGAGGCTTTTGAACTCAGCAACGGAAATACCGTTAAGCTCCACTACGAAAACACCAAACTCAGCGCCAACCAGCTCCAGATTGTCAGCATATTCTCGTCGCCTACCTATTATGTGCACTACTCCATCGCTCATGGCTATACCCAAAACGGCCAAATCATTGGTGCAGGCATAGGCCCCGGCTCAAATACGAATGTGCTCCAGGCGCAGTATTTCACCCCCAAGAGCATGTTCGGCCTCACGGCACAGGCAATAAGGTTCAATGATGACTACATTCTCAGAGAGTATGCCGGGGCCTTGAAATACCCATCGGAGTTTGAATTTGCTTACTCGGCCAAATACTACCGGCTGTTTGACCAGTTCACAGTTGAAGCCCAGCTACAGTATGCAAAACACTACCACCGCTATTTTGTTGACGGCATCAGCGATAGAAATTTCCAGGCATTAATAAACCTCAGGTATCGCATTAACAATTAA
- a CDS encoding cyclic peptide export ABC transporter, which translates to MKLIYSLLLTSWKKLFFAMLMSIVAGGLYALSIKFLHEIITSDSGLMLVFYKLNICIIASTAMSVFAGHYLTKVYEGQVSDLRLSISKKILKADFFHVEQNSLQIMPVLNNDINTIGAFIKTVPDFFVSISKVVACVAYMFWLSWQLTAYVMSIYALVFLVSMIVFPRVHKQERMIRELKNDIFEHINGLVRGLKELSLNKKHKSIYVQDIMGPTSRKHSDSLTILGTLHIFVTKIGELIVIVSLSVLLIKYNDIVVVDSGLLLEFLTVVMFVLPALIITTTFLNNIKKVEVALNAIGKLGIEYQPDSEAKQQPVSPIGSQPEPLIVLEDVGFEYGSEREANGFHIGPFNLTINRGEIVYLSGGNGSGKTTLGKLIVGLYRPSSGKILFQGQEIDERKNEDYRNQFAALFPDSHVFRGLQYIDDAYLQTHGERLIKMLNIEEIVNIKDKSLSTIRVSSGQQGRLSLLRSLLEDKGIYLFDEWAANQDPLFKLKFYGSIIPDLKKEGKTVIVITHDESYFHMADRIIKLEDGHVVRQHSGK; encoded by the coding sequence GTGAAACTAATCTACTCTTTACTTCTGACAAGCTGGAAAAAGCTGTTTTTTGCCATGCTGATGAGCATTGTGGCCGGAGGGTTGTATGCTTTGTCGATCAAGTTTCTTCACGAAATCATTACCAGCGATTCCGGGTTGATGCTGGTGTTTTATAAGCTCAATATCTGCATCATCGCATCCACTGCCATGTCTGTGTTCGCCGGACATTACCTCACCAAAGTGTATGAGGGCCAGGTATCTGACCTCCGTCTTTCCATATCAAAGAAAATCCTGAAGGCCGATTTTTTTCATGTGGAGCAGAACTCTCTTCAAATAATGCCTGTGCTGAATAACGACATCAATACCATTGGTGCGTTCATAAAAACGGTGCCTGATTTTTTTGTTTCAATTTCAAAAGTGGTGGCCTGTGTGGCTTATATGTTCTGGCTCTCATGGCAGCTTACGGCCTATGTGATGAGCATTTACGCCCTGGTGTTTCTGGTTTCGATGATTGTTTTTCCAAGGGTACATAAGCAGGAGAGGATGATCAGAGAGCTGAAGAATGACATTTTCGAGCATATCAATGGCCTGGTGAGAGGGCTCAAGGAACTGTCGCTCAATAAAAAGCACAAGTCTATTTACGTGCAGGATATTATGGGTCCCACGAGCCGCAAACACAGCGACAGTTTGACGATTCTTGGGACGCTGCACATATTCGTGACCAAGATTGGAGAGCTTATCGTCATTGTTTCGCTTTCGGTGCTGCTGATTAAGTACAACGACATTGTGGTGGTGGACAGCGGCTTGCTGTTAGAGTTTTTGACGGTGGTTATGTTCGTTTTGCCGGCACTGATTATTACGACGACTTTTCTTAATAACATAAAAAAGGTGGAGGTTGCCCTCAATGCGATCGGCAAGCTGGGAATTGAGTATCAGCCAGACAGTGAGGCAAAGCAGCAGCCGGTGAGCCCGATCGGGTCTCAACCGGAGCCATTGATTGTTCTTGAAGATGTGGGGTTTGAATATGGTTCGGAAAGGGAAGCAAATGGGTTTCATATCGGGCCGTTTAATCTGACGATCAACCGTGGGGAAATAGTTTATCTCAGTGGGGGGAACGGTAGCGGTAAAACAACACTGGGTAAGCTGATTGTGGGACTTTATCGACCAAGCTCTGGGAAGATTTTATTTCAGGGGCAGGAAATAGACGAACGCAAAAATGAAGACTATCGCAACCAATTCGCAGCGCTGTTCCCCGACTCTCATGTGTTCAGAGGGCTGCAGTACATTGACGATGCATATCTGCAAACGCATGGGGAGCGACTTATCAAGATGCTCAATATTGAAGAGATTGTAAATATCAAGGATAAATCGCTGTCTACCATACGGGTGTCATCGGGGCAGCAGGGCAGATTGTCACTGTTGAGGTCGCTACTGGAAGACAAAGGAATTTACCTGTTCGATGAGTGGGCGGCTAACCAGGATCCGCTTTTTAAACTGAAATTTTACGGTTCAATTATCCCGGATTTGAAGAAAGAAGGAAAGACTGTTATTGTGATTACCCACGATGAGTCCTATTTCCATATGGCCGATAGAATTATCAAGCTTGAAGATGGTCATGTGGTCAGACAGCACTCCGGCAAATAG